In Penicillium psychrofluorescens genome assembly, chromosome: 5, a single window of DNA contains:
- a CDS encoding uncharacterized protein (ID:PFLUO_007390-T1.cds;~source:funannotate), which translates to MLGYHLTTKQTPSGGLLVNKLYIYKAVDIAREFYLAVTFDREQYSPVLLISGDGGVDIESNMDKLHRFWFRLSEGVSPEIIASIQTLLHFNFHEMDILRPLIYQMIILFQEKDATLIELNPLVQTPAGDFVCLDAKFNFDNAAKFRQDEIFSLAERSQEEEEEHDAARLGLSYVRLDGNIGNIVNGAGLAMATNDLIGVYGGKSANFLDIGGGATKGTLSKAFEILKKDARIRGILINIYGGIVRCDMIAESIIAAAAELGGFDIPVVVRLQGTNSDKALEMISKADLDNLTVDADFESAARMIVHLTT; encoded by the exons ATGCTTGGATATCACCTCACAACGAAACAAACACCATCGGGTGGTCTGCTAGTGAATAAATTGTATATCTACAAGGCTGTCGATATTGCAAGGGAATTCTACCTTGCCGTGACCTTTGACCGCGAGCAGTACAGCCCAGTTCTTCTTATTTCTGGTGATGGAGGAGTCGACATAGAATCCAACATGGACAAGTTGCATCGATTCTGGTTCCGGCTCTCCGAGGGAGTCAGTCCCGAGATAATCGCTAGCATCCAGACCCTCCTGCACTTCAACTTCCATGAGATGGATATCCTTCGGCCACTAATATACCAGATGATAATTCTCTTTCAAGAAAAGGACGCTACTCTAATCGAGCTGAATCCGCTCGTTCAGACTCCGGCAGGAGACTTTGTCTGCCTGGACGCCAAGTTCAACTTTGACAACGCGGCCAAATTCAGACAGGATGAAATTTTCAGTCTTGCAGAGCGGTCtcaagaagaggaggaggaacaCGATGCAGCTAGATTGGGTCTCTCCTATGTTCGGTTGGATGGCAATATTGGGAATATTGTCAATGGTGCAGgtctggcgatggcgacgaaCGACCTCATTGGTGTCTATGGGGGAAAGAGTGCAAATTTCTTGGATATTGGAGGAGGTGCTACCAAGGGTACCCTTTCAAAGGCGTTTGAGATTTTGAAAAAGGATGCTCGGATAAGAGGGATTTTGATCAATATCTATGGTG GGATTGTGCGATGTGATATGATTGCCGAGTCTATTAttgctgcagctgctgaACTGGGCGGGTTCGACATCCCTGTGGTGGTTCGTCTACAGGGGACCAACAGCGATAAAGCGCTGGAGATG ATTTCAAAAGCTGACTTGGATAACTTGACTGTGGATGCGGACTTTGAGTCTGCTGCTCGGATGATTGTTCACCTCACAACCTGA
- a CDS encoding uncharacterized protein (ID:PFLUO_007391-T1.cds;~source:funannotate), translating into MEAECPHAGGPMADSHVDIEDSAYVVSCPWHAYDFNVETGESSVGIKACTFPVDASGESVLLQYPAENEGRIQLSKIEPVSEKAKLKHEQPSTQNPTPPQDPGAAHYLDQSATLCDWTVHILNTANPEHKIELTIYLFSTFTSRENTDSPMPLGRGTITPPANPPRENLTTVTPGTMPKSGRGGTLKSRIAMLHALANIELWAIDLAIDICVRFSTFHTNGNSQELPRAFFHDWLKVASDEAKHFSLLRARLEELGSSFGALPVHHSLWDSAIETAYDLRARISIIALVHEARGLDVNPMTIQKFRNAGDAESVKSLEVIHNDEITHVTTGHRWLTWICSQEGTDPVRVFRSNVQKHFRGPIRGPFNEEARLQAGMDRRYYESHEDGVPA; encoded by the coding sequence ATGGAGGCTGAATGTCCGCATGCTGGCGGACCGATGGCAGACTCACACGTTGATATCGAAGACTCGGCGTACGTTGTGTCGTGCCCGTGGCATGCGTACGATTTCAATGTGGAGACTGGGGAATCCAGTGTGGGAATCAAAGCATGCACATTCCCCGTCGATGCCAGTGGGGAGTCCGTTCTACTACAATACCCGGCCGAGAATGAAGGCCGCATTCAACTGTCCAAAATTGAGCCTGTGAgcgagaaggccaagttGAAGCACGAGCAACCATCAACACAAAATCCTACTCCCCCGCAAGATCCTGGAGCAGCACATTACTTGGATCAAAGTGCGACATTATGTGACTGGACTGTGCATATCTTGAACACCGCCAATCCCGAGCACAAGATTGAACTTACTATCTATCTCTTCTCCACATTTACCAGCCGAGAGAACACGGACTCGCCGATGCCTCTGGGCAGAGGCACAATTACGCCTCCAGCTAATCCACCACGAGAAAACTTGACCACGGTAACACCAGGCACCATGCCAAAGTCCGGGCGAGGCGGAACACTTAAAAGCCGAATCGCCATGCTGCACGCTCTAGCCAATATCGAACTGTGGGCTATTGATCTGGCCATCGATATCTGCGTTCGATTCTCAACATTTCACACAAACGGAAACTCACAGGAACTTCCACGTGCATTCTTCCATGATTGGCTCAAGGTCGCCAGCGACGAAGCAAAGcacttttctcttctccgcgCCCGCCTCGAAGAACTGGGCTCTTCTTTCGGCGCGCTTCCGGTACATCACAGCCTCTGGGACTCTGCCATAGAAACAGCGTATGACCTTCGGGCCAGAATCAGCATCATTGCCCTTGTTCATGAAGCCCGGGGTCTTGACGTGAATCCTATGACCATCCAGAAATTTCGCAATGCCGGAGATGCTGAGAGTGTCAAGTCGCTCGAGGTGATCCATAACGATGAAATCACACATGTCACTACGGGGCATCGTTGGTTAACGTGGATCTGTAGCCAAGAAGGAACCGATCCTGTGCGGGTGTTCCGGTCCAACGTCCAGAAGCATTTCAGGGGCCCTATACGGGGGCCGTTTAATGAAGAAGCGCGACTACAGGCTGGGATGGACCGACGATACTATGAGAGCCATGAAGACGGTGTACCAGCTTAA